From the genome of Eucalyptus grandis isolate ANBG69807.140 chromosome 2, ASM1654582v1, whole genome shotgun sequence, one region includes:
- the LOC104432333 gene encoding NADPH-dependent aldehyde reductase 1, chloroplastic, giving the protein MASGGGEQFPPQRQERQPGKEHEMEPTPQFTSHDYKPSGKLQGKVALVTGGDSGIGRAVCHCYVQEGATVAFTFVKDREHKDANDLLQILMQAKASNVKDPIAIAVPDLGYDETCKKVVDEVVNSFGRIDILVNNAAEQYKCSTIEEIDEARLERVFRTNIFAQFFITRHALKHMKEGSAIINTTSIVAYKGNPELLDYTATKGAIVAFTRGLALQLVSKGIRVNGVAPGPIWTRLIPASFSEEEVKKFGSEVPMKRAGQPIEVAPCYVFLACNHCSSYITGQVLHPNGGAIVNG; this is encoded by the exons atggcgtCTGGTGGAGGAGAGCAGTTTCCGCCGCAGAGGCAGGAGAGGCAGCCGGGGAAAGAGCACGAGATGGAACCCACTCCCCAGTTCACCAGCCATGACTACAAGCCCTCTGGCAAGCTCCAG GGGAAAGTCGCACTTGTTACCGGAGGAGACTCTGGTATCGGGAGAGCGGTCTGCCATTGCTATGTGCAAGAGGGTGCGACGGTGGCATTCACCTTCGTCAAGGACCGAGAGCACAAGGATGCGAACGACCTGCTCCAAATTTTGATGCAAGCAAAGGCGTCTAATGTGAAGGATCCAATAGCCATAGCCGTGCCCGATCTTGGGTACGATGAGACTTGCAAGAAAGTGGTTGATGAAGTGGTCAACTCATTCGGTCGGATCGATATACTTGTGAACAATGCTGCAGAGCAATATAAGTGCAGCACCATTGAAGAGATTGATGAGGCAAGACTTGAGAGAGTCTTCAGGACTAACATATTTGCCCAGTTCTTCATTACCAG GCACGCTCTGAAGCACATGAAGGAAGGTAGCGCCATCATCAACACGACATCAATAGTCGCTTACAAAGGAAATCCCGAGCTGCTCGACTACACGGCAACAAAAGGAGCGATCGTAGCCTTCACCAGAGGACTTGCACTCCAGCTAGTGAGCAAGGGCATACGAGTCAATGGAGTCGCACCAGGGCCCATCTGGACCCGGTTGATCCCGGCCTCGTTCAGCGAGGAAGAGGTCAAGAAGTTTGGGTCGGAGGTGCCAATGAAGCGGGCCGGGCAGCCCATCGAGGTGGCGCCGTGCTATGTGTTCCTTGCGTGCAACCATTGCTCCTCCTACATTACTGGCCAGGTCCTTCATCCCAACG GTGGGGCAATAGTGAATGGTTAA
- the LOC120290901 gene encoding LOW QUALITY PROTEIN: mevalonate kinase-like (The sequence of the model RefSeq protein was modified relative to this genomic sequence to represent the inferred CDS: inserted 2 bases in 2 codons) — protein sequence MEVTARAPGKIILSGEHAVVHGSTAVAASINLYISVTLRLPSPSETNDTLKLHFKDIXLEFSWPIGRIKEALSELDGIDCSTPTTCSGKFAESISALVEEQNIPEAKIALASGVSAFLWLYTCIQGFKPATVIVTSELPLGSGLGSSAAICVALSATFLAFSKSVSLDKGHQGWLDFGENELELLNKRAFEGEKIIHGKPSGIDNXVSTYGNMIKFKSGSLTRIKSAVPLRMLITNTKVGRNTKALVAGVSERTLRHPDAMISVFNAVDSISKELSTIIQAPAPDEISVTEKEEKIGESMEMNQGLLQCMGVSHASIETVLRTTLKFKLTSKLTIAGGGGCVLTLLPTLLSGTVVDKVIAELETCGFQCLIAGIGGKGCKSLSAVLRDPISQWL from the exons ATGGAGGTGACGGCGAGGGCGCCCGGCAAGATCATCCTCTCCGGCGAGCACGCTGTGGTCCACGGATcgaccgccgtcgccgcctcgaTCAACCTCTACATCTCCGTCACGCTCCGCCTCCCGTCGCCCTCCG AGACCAATGACACACTCAAACTCCATTTCAAGGACA GGTTAGAATTTTCTTGGCCTATTGGTAGAATCAAAGAAGCACTTTCAGAATTAGATGGTATCGACTGTTCAACCCCCACGACATGCTCCGGAAAATTTGCAGAATCAATTTCTGCTCTAGTTGAAGAACAAAACATTCCAGAGGCAAAAATTGCACTTGCATCCGGAGTTTCAGCTTTCCTCTGGCTCTACACCTGTATCCAAGG GTTTAAGCCTGCCACCGTGATTGTCACTTCTGAGCTTCCTCTCGGCTCAGGCTTGGGATCATCTGCCGCAATTTGTGTGGCACTTTCAGccacttttcttgctttctccAAATCTGTGAGCTTGGACAAAGGCCATCAAGGATGGCTCGATTTTGGGGAGAATGAACTTGAATTGTTGAATAAACGGGCTTTCGAAGGTGAAAAGATTATTCATGGAAAGCCATCTGGAATCGACA CTGTGAGCACATATG GTAACATGATCAAGTTTAAGTCAGGAAGTTTGACACGCATTAAGTCCGCTGTGCCCCTTAGAATGCTGATTACCAACACAAAAGTGGGGAGAAACACGAAGGCTTTAGTTGCAGGTGTTTCAGAGAGGACCCTGAGACATCCAGATGCCATGATCTCTGTGTTCAACGCTGTTGATTCTATCAGCAAAGAATTGTCGACTATAATCCAAGCACCCGCTCCTGATGAAATCTCGGTaacagagaaggaagagaaaataggGGAGTCGATGGAAATGAATCAAGGTTTGCTACAGTGCATGGGGGTCAGCCACGCCTCCATAGAGACAGTCTTGCGGACGACATTAAAGTTCAAATTAACCTCTAAACTAACCATAGCTGGGGGCGGAGGCTGTGTTCTTACCTTGCTGCCAACCT TGCTATCAGGGACGGTTGTTGACAAAGTGATTGCTGAATTGGAAACCTGCGGATTCCAATGCCTGATCGCTGGAATTGGCGGGAAAGGGTGCAAGTCTCTTTCAGCGGTTCTTCGTGATCCCATTTCGCAGTGGCTATAA